In the Streptomyces sp. f51 genome, one interval contains:
- a CDS encoding DUF1707 domain-containing protein, translated as MTDELPELRASDADRERVAEQLRDALAEGRLDMEEFEERLEATYAARTYGELTPITRDLPGAVPSSPRISMVKQPVDDGSWGSRIVGGEGSSSWGVAVLGGFERKGRWTVPRRFNSFAFMGGGEIDLREANFADREVVINCVAFMGGLNVIVPPGVEVVVRGIGIMGGFDHREEGRPGDPGAPRVVVTGFAFWGGVGVERKLTRAERQRLKEERRQEKLERREARKELQGSRGDGLGDMFDALDDARDLMRERHEERRERHEERRLRHEERRERHRERREDRDRRRGGY; from the coding sequence ATGACCGACGAACTCCCGGAGCTGCGTGCCTCCGACGCCGATCGTGAACGAGTCGCCGAGCAGCTGAGGGACGCCCTCGCGGAGGGCCGTCTCGACATGGAGGAGTTCGAGGAGCGGCTGGAGGCGACGTACGCGGCCCGCACCTATGGGGAGTTGACGCCGATCACCCGCGACCTGCCGGGTGCGGTGCCGTCCTCTCCGCGGATCTCCATGGTGAAGCAGCCCGTGGACGACGGCAGTTGGGGTTCCCGCATCGTCGGCGGCGAGGGTTCGTCCTCGTGGGGTGTGGCGGTCCTGGGCGGCTTCGAGCGCAAGGGCCGCTGGACGGTGCCGCGGCGCTTCAACTCCTTCGCCTTCATGGGCGGTGGGGAGATCGACCTGCGCGAGGCCAACTTCGCGGACCGCGAGGTCGTCATCAACTGTGTCGCGTTCATGGGCGGGTTGAACGTGATCGTGCCGCCCGGGGTCGAGGTCGTCGTCCGCGGTATCGGCATCATGGGCGGCTTCGACCACCGCGAGGAGGGCAGGCCGGGCGACCCGGGCGCGCCCCGGGTGGTCGTCACGGGCTTCGCGTTCTGGGGCGGTGTGGGCGTCGAGCGCAAGCTGACCCGTGCCGAGCGCCAGCGGCTCAAGGAGGAGCGCCGCCAGGAGAAGCTGGAGCGCCGTGAGGCCCGCAAGGAGTTGCAGGGCTCGCGCGGCGACGGCCTCGGTGACATGTTCGACGCGCTCGACGACGCCCGCGACCTGATGCGCGAGCGCCACGAGGAGCGCCGTGAGCGCCATGAGGAGCGCCGTCTGCGCCACGAGGAGCGCAGGGAGCGGCACCGCGAACGCCGCGAGGACCGCGACCGGCGGCGCGGCGGCTACTGA
- a CDS encoding ABC transporter ATP-binding protein, with amino-acid sequence MAADRDPAGPGGDPGPGGGFIELDGVEKVFDVRKRTGFLRSERRQVRAVDSISFTVGRGEMVGYIGPNGAGKSTTIKMLTGILTPSAGRLRVAGLDPSRERTRVARRIGVVFGQRTTLWWDLPLIDSYRLMHRMYRVPDARFRENLDRCVELLELGALLDVPVRQLSLGQRMRGDIAAALLHDPEVLYLDEPTIGLDVVSKVRVREFLRDLNAERGTTVLLTTHDLTDIEQLCRRVMVIDHGRLMYDGALSGLHEVGESERTLVVDLERELPPIELESARVVKVEGPRQWLAFPASTSAAPLVARIAADYPLVDLSVREPDIEAVISRMYAGKTVS; translated from the coding sequence ATCGCCGCAGACAGGGATCCGGCGGGTCCGGGCGGGGACCCGGGGCCGGGGGGCGGGTTCATCGAGCTCGACGGGGTCGAGAAGGTCTTCGACGTGCGCAAGAGGACGGGGTTCCTGCGGAGCGAGCGGCGTCAGGTGCGGGCCGTCGACTCGATCTCGTTCACCGTCGGACGCGGGGAGATGGTCGGCTACATCGGCCCGAACGGCGCCGGGAAGTCGACCACGATCAAGATGCTCACCGGCATCCTCACCCCGTCCGCGGGCCGGCTGCGGGTCGCGGGTCTCGACCCGTCCCGCGAGCGCACCCGGGTCGCGCGCCGGATCGGGGTCGTGTTCGGGCAGCGCACGACGCTGTGGTGGGACCTCCCGCTGATCGACTCGTACCGGCTCATGCACCGGATGTACCGGGTACCGGACGCGCGGTTCCGGGAGAACCTCGACCGCTGTGTCGAACTCCTCGAACTGGGCGCCCTGCTGGACGTGCCGGTGCGTCAGCTGTCGCTGGGGCAGCGGATGCGCGGCGACATCGCGGCGGCCCTGCTGCACGACCCGGAGGTGCTCTATCTCGACGAGCCGACGATCGGGCTCGACGTGGTCAGCAAGGTGCGGGTCCGGGAGTTCCTGCGGGACCTGAACGCCGAACGCGGCACGACCGTCCTGCTGACCACGCACGACCTCACCGACATAGAGCAGTTGTGCCGGCGGGTCATGGTGATCGACCACGGGCGGCTGATGTACGACGGGGCGCTGAGCGGGCTGCACGAGGTGGGGGAGAGCGAGCGCACCCTGGTCGTGGACCTGGAACGCGAACTGCCGCCGATCGAGCTGGAGTCGGCGCGGGTGGTGAAGGTGGAGGGGCCGCGCCAGTGGCTGGCGTTCCCGGCCTCGACGTCGGCGGCGCCGCTGGTGGCGCGGATCGCGGCGGATTATCCGCTGGTGGACCTCTCGGTGCGGGAGCCGGACATCGAGGCGGTCATCAGCCGTATGTACGCGGGCAAGACGGTGTCGTAG
- a CDS encoding ABC transporter permease, which yields MDFRPFERQGGYERLRDGLRAYRLISAMWVRSTMAYRASFAMTAFGNFAATALDFAAILLMFSRVDRLGGYSLPEVALLYGVSGVAFGFADLALGSMDRLGRRVRDGTLDTLLVRPVPVLAQVAADRFALRRLGRITQGLLVLGYALAVLDIHWTPLKVLMMPMMLLSGAGIFSAVFVAGGAFQFVAQDASEVQNSFTYGGNTLLQYPPTIFAKDMLRGVTFVLPLAFVNWLPALYVLGRPYPLDLPVWVAFAPPLVAALCCALAGIAWRAGLRAYRSTGS from the coding sequence GTGGACTTCCGCCCCTTCGAGCGGCAGGGCGGGTACGAGCGGCTGCGGGACGGGCTGCGCGCCTACCGGTTGATCAGCGCGATGTGGGTCCGCTCCACGATGGCCTACCGGGCGTCCTTCGCGATGACGGCCTTCGGCAACTTCGCGGCGACCGCTCTCGACTTCGCGGCGATCCTGCTGATGTTCTCGCGGGTCGACCGGCTCGGCGGCTACAGCCTGCCCGAGGTCGCCCTGCTCTACGGGGTGTCCGGTGTCGCGTTCGGGTTCGCGGACCTCGCGCTCGGCTCGATGGACCGGCTGGGGCGCCGGGTGCGCGACGGCACGCTGGACACCCTGCTGGTGCGCCCGGTACCGGTGCTCGCGCAGGTCGCCGCCGACCGTTTCGCGCTGCGCCGCCTCGGCCGGATCACCCAGGGCCTGCTCGTCCTCGGGTACGCCCTCGCCGTCCTCGACATCCACTGGACACCGCTCAAGGTGCTGATGATGCCGATGATGCTGCTGAGCGGCGCGGGGATCTTCTCGGCGGTGTTCGTGGCGGGCGGGGCGTTCCAGTTCGTCGCGCAGGACGCCTCCGAGGTGCAGAACTCCTTCACGTACGGCGGCAATACGCTCCTTCAGTACCCCCCGACCATCTTCGCCAAGGACATGCTGCGCGGGGTGACCTTCGTCCTCCCGCTCGCCTTCGTCAACTGGCTGCCCGCGCTGTACGTGCTGGGGCGGCCCTATCCGCTCGACCTGCCGGTGTGGGTCGCGTTCGCGCCTCCGCTCGTGGCGGCGCTGTGCTGCGCGCTGGCCGGGATCGCCTGGCGCGCGGGGCTGCGCGCCTACCGGAGCACGGGAAGTTAG
- a CDS encoding ABC-2 family transporter protein — MGTARLYAAVAGSGFRRYATYRIATAAGVFTNTVFGLILAYLFMALWDSKPHLGGYDQAQALTYVWVSQGLLMVVAMMGGGFEDELIERIRTGDIAIDLYRPADLQMWWLAQDMGRALFHLLGRGVVPLLFGALVFDLALPSDPLTWLAFLVAVALGVVVGFAIRFLVALSAFWLLDGAGVAQLTSIAGIFCSGMLLPLNVFPGALGEVVRALPWSSLIQAPVDVLLGTADPMGTYAVQAAWAVGLLAVGRLVQSVATRRVVVQGG; from the coding sequence GTGGGCACGGCGCGGTTGTACGCGGCTGTCGCGGGCAGCGGGTTCCGGCGGTATGCCACCTACCGGATCGCCACCGCCGCGGGTGTCTTCACCAACACCGTGTTCGGGCTGATCCTGGCGTATCTGTTCATGGCCCTGTGGGACAGCAAGCCGCACCTCGGCGGCTACGACCAGGCACAGGCGCTCACCTACGTCTGGGTCAGCCAGGGGCTGCTGATGGTGGTCGCGATGATGGGCGGTGGCTTCGAGGACGAACTGATCGAACGCATCCGTACGGGTGACATCGCGATCGACCTGTACCGTCCGGCCGATCTCCAGATGTGGTGGCTCGCCCAGGACATGGGGCGGGCGCTGTTCCATCTGCTGGGCCGCGGAGTGGTCCCGCTGCTGTTCGGCGCGCTCGTCTTCGACCTGGCGCTGCCGTCGGATCCGCTGACCTGGCTCGCCTTCCTGGTCGCGGTCGCGCTCGGGGTGGTCGTGGGGTTCGCGATCCGCTTCTTGGTGGCGCTGTCGGCGTTCTGGCTGCTCGACGGGGCGGGGGTGGCGCAGCTGACCTCGATCGCGGGGATCTTCTGCTCGGGGATGCTGCTGCCGCTGAACGTGTTCCCGGGCGCGCTCGGCGAGGTCGTACGGGCGCTGCCCTGGTCGTCGCTGATCCAGGCGCCCGTGGACGTCCTGCTCGGCACGGCGGATCCAATGGGCACGTACGCGGTGCAGGCCGCCTGGGCGGTCGGGCTGCTGGCCGTCGGACGGCTGGTGCAGTCGGTGGCGACGCGAAGGGTGGTGGTCCAGGGTGGCTGA
- a CDS encoding transglycosylase domain-containing protein has translation MSDEPQQRSQGWASREPGAQPGSPGTKQQPRPRQKPPGKGKQRPKRTGLRRLVPTWRMLLGTILGTALLLAGLFALGYFLVRIPSANAAAVKQSNVFLYADGSQLARDGDVNRENVALEHISKVAQHATLAAEDRDFYSESAIDPKAMIRAGWNTVTGKGRQSGSTITQQYVKNYYLGQEQTVTRKVKEFFISVKLDREKSKDEILEGYLNTSYYGRNAYGIQAAAQAYYGVNARDLTVGQGAYLAALLNAPSEYDVIAHPENRAGALARWNYVLDGMVKQKWLTRAARARVAFPEPRQAKGSAGLSGQRGYLVQAVTAYLTSNGILDEDTLTRGGFRITTTLQKSKQDAFVRAVNDQLMDGLDRKNRKVDTYVRAGGVAIDPSSGKVLAMYGGIDYTKQYVNNATRRDYQVGSTFKPFVFASAVQNGSATEDGRPINPNTVYDGTDRRPVQGWNGGTYAPENEDGESYGDISVRTATDRSVNSVYAQMAVDVGPANVERTAVALGLPADTPDLTASPSIALGPATASVLDMTEAYATLANHGRHGPYTLVAKITKDGSESVRLPAPDGAAADRQAVSREAADTTTSMLQSVVDGGTGQAAQNAGRPAAGKTGTAEEDTAAWFAGYTPDLATVVAVMGQDPDTGAHKSLYGALGLARVNGGGLPAQIWAQFTQDALDGSDYTDFDLQLQPGAEEPDDSVYDPGTTDTTGGQDSGGTTDGTQGGANGSRPGPSTGRTPGRGPERSPERGGSHDRTGGTGGTGTSRGTGASGGSTGTTGGTRPGGPHTGTRTGGTTTGGGTAGSTGGTRKGTAAVRSPGP, from the coding sequence ATGAGCGACGAGCCGCAGCAGCGCAGCCAGGGCTGGGCATCCAGGGAGCCGGGAGCACAACCGGGCAGCCCGGGCACGAAGCAGCAGCCGCGGCCCCGGCAGAAGCCCCCGGGCAAGGGGAAACAGCGGCCCAAGCGCACCGGCCTGCGCAGACTCGTCCCCACCTGGCGCATGCTCCTCGGCACGATCCTCGGCACGGCCCTGCTCCTGGCCGGCCTCTTCGCCCTCGGCTACTTCCTCGTCCGCATCCCCTCCGCGAACGCGGCGGCCGTCAAGCAGAGCAACGTCTTCCTGTACGCCGACGGCAGCCAGCTCGCCCGCGACGGCGACGTCAACCGCGAGAACGTCGCCCTGGAACACATCTCCAAGGTCGCCCAGCACGCCACCCTCGCCGCCGAGGACCGCGACTTCTACAGCGAGTCCGCCATCGACCCCAAGGCGATGATCCGCGCCGGCTGGAACACCGTCACCGGCAAGGGCCGCCAGTCCGGCTCGACCATCACCCAGCAGTACGTCAAGAACTACTACCTCGGCCAGGAACAGACCGTCACCCGGAAGGTCAAGGAGTTCTTCATCTCCGTCAAGCTCGACCGGGAGAAGAGCAAGGATGAGATCCTGGAGGGCTACCTCAACACCAGCTACTACGGCCGCAACGCCTACGGCATCCAGGCCGCCGCCCAGGCCTACTACGGCGTGAACGCCCGGGACCTCACCGTCGGCCAGGGCGCCTACCTCGCCGCCCTGCTCAACGCCCCCAGCGAGTACGACGTGATCGCCCACCCCGAGAACAGGGCCGGGGCCCTCGCCCGCTGGAACTACGTCCTCGACGGCATGGTCAAACAGAAGTGGCTGACCCGCGCCGCCCGCGCCCGGGTCGCCTTCCCCGAACCCCGGCAGGCCAAGGGATCGGCGGGCCTCTCGGGCCAGCGCGGCTATCTCGTCCAGGCCGTGACCGCCTATCTGACCTCCAACGGGATCCTCGACGAGGACACCCTGACCCGCGGCGGCTTCCGCATCACCACCACGCTCCAGAAGTCCAAGCAGGACGCCTTCGTACGGGCCGTGAACGACCAGCTCATGGACGGGCTCGACCGGAAGAACCGCAAGGTGGACACCTACGTCCGCGCCGGCGGCGTCGCCATCGACCCGTCCAGCGGCAAGGTCCTCGCGATGTACGGCGGCATCGACTACACCAAGCAGTACGTCAACAACGCCACCCGCCGCGACTACCAGGTCGGCTCCACCTTCAAGCCGTTCGTGTTCGCCTCGGCCGTCCAGAACGGCTCCGCGACCGAGGACGGCCGCCCCATCAACCCGAACACCGTCTACGACGGCACCGACCGGCGCCCCGTCCAGGGCTGGAACGGCGGCACCTACGCACCGGAGAACGAGGACGGCGAGTCGTACGGGGACATCTCCGTGCGCACCGCCACCGACAGGTCGGTCAACTCCGTGTACGCGCAGATGGCCGTCGACGTCGGGCCCGCGAACGTGGAGCGGACCGCCGTGGCCCTTGGCCTGCCCGCCGACACCCCCGACCTGACCGCCTCCCCCTCCATCGCGCTCGGCCCGGCCACCGCCAGCGTCCTCGACATGACGGAGGCCTACGCCACGCTCGCCAACCACGGCAGGCACGGCCCGTACACCCTCGTCGCGAAGATCACCAAGGACGGCTCCGAGAGCGTCAGGCTGCCGGCCCCGGACGGCGCGGCCGCCGACCGGCAGGCCGTGAGCCGCGAGGCCGCCGACACGACGACCTCCATGCTCCAGAGCGTCGTCGACGGCGGCACCGGACAGGCCGCCCAGAACGCGGGCAGGCCCGCCGCGGGCAAGACCGGCACGGCGGAGGAGGACACGGCCGCGTGGTTCGCGGGCTACACCCCCGACCTCGCCACCGTCGTCGCCGTGATGGGCCAGGACCCCGACACCGGCGCCCACAAGTCCCTGTACGGCGCGCTCGGGCTGGCCCGTGTCAACGGCGGGGGCCTTCCCGCGCAGATCTGGGCCCAGTTCACCCAGGACGCCCTGGACGGGAGCGACTACACGGACTTCGACCTCCAGCTCCAGCCGGGCGCCGAGGAACCGGACGACTCCGTGTACGACCCCGGCACCACGGACACCACCGGCGGCCAGGACAGCGGCGGCACCACCGACGGCACCCAGGGCGGGGCCAACGGCAGCAGGCCGGGCCCGTCGACCGGCCGGACCCCTGGCCGGGGTCCGGAGCGGAGTCCCGAGCGGGGAGGGTCCCACGACCGGACCGGCGGCACCGGCGGCACCGGCACGTCCCGTGGCACCGGCGCCTCCGGAGGCTCGACCGGCACCACGGGGGGCACGCGCCCCGGCGGTCCTCACACCGGCACGCGCACCGGTGGCACCACCACGGGCGGCGGCACCGCCGGATCCACCGGCGGCACCAGGAAGGGCACCGCCGCGGTCAGATCCCCAGGTCCTTGA
- the bcp gene encoding thioredoxin-dependent thiol peroxidase — MSERLQPGDTAPAFTLPDADGNEVSLADHKGRKVIVYFYPAALTPGCTKQACDFTDNLDLLAGAGYDVIGVSPDKPEKLAKFREKESLKVTLVGDPDKTVLEAYGAFGEKKLYGKTVVGVIRSTVVVDEEGKVERALYNVKATGHVAKIIKDLGI, encoded by the coding sequence ATGAGCGAGCGACTTCAGCCCGGCGACACCGCCCCCGCCTTCACCCTGCCCGACGCCGACGGCAACGAGGTCTCCCTGGCCGACCACAAGGGCCGCAAGGTCATCGTCTACTTCTACCCGGCCGCCCTCACGCCCGGCTGCACGAAGCAGGCCTGCGACTTCACGGACAACCTCGACCTGCTGGCGGGCGCGGGGTACGACGTGATCGGTGTCTCCCCGGACAAGCCCGAGAAGCTGGCCAAGTTCCGTGAGAAGGAGTCCTTGAAGGTCACGCTGGTCGGCGATCCCGACAAGACGGTCCTGGAGGCGTACGGGGCCTTCGGCGAGAAGAAGCTGTACGGCAAGACGGTCGTCGGTGTCATCCGGTCCACGGTGGTGGTGGACGAGGAGGGCAAGGTCGAGCGGGCGCTGTACAACGTGAAGGCGACCGGGCACGTGGCGAAGATCATCAAGGACCTGGGGATCTGA
- a CDS encoding DUF3618 domain-containing protein yields MSDTSRTPDTRTPAQIEADIKHRRTTLADTLDEIGVRVHPKTIVGDAKAKVASNIDHTLGRAYVGVNRVVGDVKGQFVTEDGAPRLERIVPAALVAVGLVGLLVMGTRRRKG; encoded by the coding sequence GTGTCGGATACGTCGAGAACGCCGGATACCAGGACTCCGGCGCAGATCGAGGCGGACATCAAGCACCGCCGCACAACGCTCGCCGACACGCTCGACGAGATCGGCGTACGGGTGCACCCGAAGACGATCGTCGGGGACGCCAAGGCCAAGGTCGCCTCGAACATCGACCACACACTGGGGCGCGCCTACGTCGGCGTCAACCGTGTCGTCGGCGACGTGAAGGGCCAGTTCGTCACGGAGGACGGCGCGCCCCGGCTGGAGCGCATCGTGCCGGCGGCCCTCGTCGCGGTGGGGCTCGTCGGGCTGCTCGTGATGGGGACGCGGCGGCGCAAGGGCTGA
- a CDS encoding co-chaperone GroES: MLHDRVLVRQDAAEGERRSGGGILIPATAAVGRRLAWADVVAVGQNVRTVEPGDRVLYDPEDRAEVEVRGIAYVLMRERDLHAVAADRFEGSEDSTGLYL; encoded by the coding sequence ATGCTGCACGACCGCGTGCTGGTACGGCAGGACGCCGCCGAGGGCGAGCGGCGCTCCGGCGGCGGCATCCTGATCCCCGCGACGGCGGCCGTCGGCCGCCGGCTCGCCTGGGCCGACGTCGTCGCCGTCGGCCAGAACGTCCGTACGGTGGAGCCGGGCGACCGGGTCCTGTACGACCCGGAGGACCGGGCCGAGGTCGAGGTCCGCGGGATCGCCTACGTGCTGATGCGCGAACGGGACCTGCACGCCGTGGCCGCGGACCGCTTCGAGGGCTCCGAGGACTCGACCGGCCTGTATTTGTAG
- a CDS encoding multidrug efflux SMR transporter, producing MAWFLLIIAGLLEVGWSIGMKYTDGFARPVPSVLTGAGIVASMLLLSYAARSLPIGTAYGVWVGIGAAGAAVLGMTLLGEPATAARIFFICLLLASVVGLKATSGH from the coding sequence ATGGCCTGGTTCCTGCTGATCATCGCCGGACTGCTCGAAGTCGGCTGGTCGATCGGGATGAAGTACACCGACGGGTTCGCGCGCCCGGTCCCCAGCGTGCTGACGGGCGCGGGCATCGTGGCGAGCATGCTGCTCCTGTCCTACGCGGCCAGGTCGCTGCCCATCGGCACGGCCTACGGCGTCTGGGTCGGCATCGGCGCCGCGGGCGCGGCCGTCCTCGGCATGACCCTCCTGGGCGAACCGGCCACAGCGGCCCGCATCTTCTTCATCTGCCTCCTCCTGGCATCGGTAGTGGGCCTGAAGGCAACATCGGGCCACTGA
- a CDS encoding HNH endonuclease has product MLQEKVASHGLDTHHFVKRSPWHKYPDAAIAEAAAASSSLREVALKLGATPATGTLSHIRRRIGAAGIDISHFPGMDRPESDLPFTPEELRAAAAAATSVRGVARALGVPDDGRSRATLSRMLAAHHVDVGHFSHRRTSIADDTLRDAVQSSTSYADVMRRLGMDVNDTNHRRVRRAASRLGLDASHFKRRAWGRPEPPEPSAMAHRVLVVLPDQTGRTNRARLHRALSEVGVPYTCTGCGNAGTWMGRPMTLQIDHVSGDWRDNRRENLRYLCPNCHAITSTWCRGGRTP; this is encoded by the coding sequence GTGCTCCAGGAGAAGGTGGCGAGCCACGGCCTCGACACGCATCACTTCGTCAAGCGCAGCCCGTGGCACAAGTACCCGGATGCCGCCATCGCCGAGGCCGCCGCCGCGTCGTCTTCGCTGCGCGAAGTGGCACTGAAACTGGGGGCCACCCCGGCCACGGGAACGCTGTCCCACATCCGCCGCCGCATCGGCGCGGCAGGAATCGACATCAGCCACTTCCCGGGCATGGACCGGCCCGAGTCGGACCTGCCCTTCACCCCGGAGGAGTTGAGGGCGGCCGCGGCTGCGGCCACGAGCGTGCGGGGCGTGGCCCGCGCACTGGGCGTTCCTGACGACGGCCGCTCGCGTGCGACGCTGAGCCGCATGCTGGCGGCCCATCACGTCGACGTCGGGCACTTCTCCCACCGGCGCACATCGATCGCCGATGACACGTTGCGTGATGCCGTGCAGAGCTCCACCAGCTATGCCGACGTGATGCGCCGTCTCGGCATGGACGTCAACGACACCAATCACCGGCGCGTGCGGCGCGCGGCATCCCGCCTCGGCCTCGACGCCAGCCACTTCAAGCGCCGGGCTTGGGGGCGGCCGGAGCCCCCTGAACCTTCAGCAATGGCGCACCGGGTACTGGTCGTTCTGCCGGACCAAACCGGTCGAACCAACAGAGCCCGGCTCCACCGCGCCCTGAGCGAGGTAGGCGTGCCCTACACATGCACGGGGTGCGGCAACGCCGGTACGTGGATGGGCCGCCCGATGACCTTGCAAATCGACCACGTCAGCGGGGACTGGCGGGACAACCGCAGGGAGAATCTGCGGTATCTGTGCCCCAACTGTCACGCGATCACAAGCACCTGGTGCAGGGGAGGCAGAACACCGTGA
- the rdgB gene encoding RdgB/HAM1 family non-canonical purine NTP pyrophosphatase produces MTRLILATRNAGKLTELKAILADAGLTHDLVGADAYPDIPDVKETGVTFAENALLKAHALAQATGLPAVADDSGLCVDVLNGAPGIFSARWAGRHGDDQANLDLLLAQLSDIDAPHRGAHFACAAALALPDGTERVVEGQLLGTLRHTPAGTNGFGYDPILQPEGDTRTCAELTPAEKNAISHRGKAFRALVPVVRELLG; encoded by the coding sequence ATGACCCGCCTGATCCTCGCCACCCGCAATGCAGGAAAGCTCACCGAGTTGAAGGCGATCCTCGCCGACGCAGGGCTCACCCATGACCTCGTCGGCGCGGACGCCTACCCGGACATCCCCGACGTCAAGGAAACCGGCGTCACCTTCGCCGAGAACGCCCTGCTGAAGGCCCACGCCCTCGCCCAGGCCACCGGCCTGCCCGCCGTCGCCGACGACTCGGGTCTGTGCGTCGACGTCCTGAACGGCGCCCCCGGCATCTTCTCCGCCCGCTGGGCAGGCCGCCACGGCGACGACCAGGCCAACCTGGACCTGCTCCTCGCCCAGCTCTCCGACATCGACGCTCCCCACCGGGGCGCCCACTTCGCCTGCGCAGCGGCGCTCGCCCTGCCGGACGGCACGGAACGCGTGGTCGAGGGCCAACTCCTCGGCACCCTCCGCCACACGCCCGCCGGCACGAACGGCTTCGGCTACGACCCGATCCTCCAGCCGGAGGGCGACACCCGAACCTGCGCGGAACTGACACCAGCAGAAAAGAACGCAATCAGCCACAGGGGCAAGGCATTCCGGGCACTGGTACCGGTGGTCAGGGAACTGCTGGGCTGA
- the rph gene encoding ribonuclease PH → MSRIDGRTPEQLRPITIQRGWSKHAEGSVLVSFGDTKVFCTASVTEGVPRWRKGSGEGWVTAEYSMLPRATNTRGDRESVRGKIGGRTHEISRLIGRSLRAVIDFKALGENTIVLDCDVLQADGGTRTAAITGAYVALADAVTWAQGKKLVRAGRKPLTGTVSAVSVGIVGGVPLLDLCYEEDVRADTDMNVVCTGDGRFVEVQGTAEAEPFDRKELNALLDLAVAGCDELAAIQRAVLEETREATAG, encoded by the coding sequence ATGTCTCGAATCGACGGTCGCACCCCCGAACAGCTGCGCCCCATCACCATCCAGCGCGGCTGGAGCAAGCACGCCGAGGGCTCCGTCCTCGTCTCCTTCGGCGACACGAAGGTCTTCTGCACGGCCTCCGTCACCGAAGGCGTCCCGCGCTGGCGCAAGGGCAGCGGCGAAGGCTGGGTCACCGCCGAATATTCCATGCTCCCGCGCGCCACCAACACCCGCGGCGACCGCGAGTCCGTCCGCGGCAAGATCGGCGGCCGCACCCACGAGATCAGCCGCCTCATCGGCCGCTCCCTGCGCGCCGTCATCGACTTCAAGGCCCTCGGCGAGAACACGATCGTCCTCGACTGCGACGTCCTCCAGGCCGACGGCGGTACCCGCACCGCCGCCATCACCGGCGCGTACGTCGCCCTCGCCGACGCCGTCACCTGGGCCCAGGGCAAGAAGCTCGTCCGGGCCGGCCGCAAGCCGCTCACCGGCACCGTCTCCGCCGTCTCCGTCGGGATCGTCGGCGGCGTCCCCCTCCTCGACCTCTGCTACGAGGAGGACGTCAGGGCCGACACCGACATGAACGTCGTGTGCACCGGCGACGGCCGCTTCGTCGAGGTCCAGGGCACCGCCGAGGCCGAGCCCTTCGACCGCAAGGAACTCAACGCCCTGCTCGACCTCGCCGTCGCGGGCTGCGACGAACTCGCCGCCATCCAGCGCGCGGTACTCGAAGAGACCCGCGAGGCAACCGCGGGTTAA
- a CDS encoding PTS glucose/sucrose transporter subunit IIB translates to MATKAEKIVAGLGGIDNIEEVEGCITRLRTEVKDPSLVDEAALKAAGAHGVVKMGNAIQVVIGTDADPIAADIEDLM, encoded by the coding sequence ATGGCCACCAAGGCTGAGAAGATCGTCGCCGGGCTCGGCGGCATCGACAACATCGAAGAGGTCGAAGGCTGCATCACGCGCCTGCGCACCGAGGTCAAGGACCCCTCACTCGTCGACGAGGCCGCCCTGAAGGCCGCCGGCGCCCACGGCGTCGTCAAGATGGGCAACGCCATCCAGGTCGTCATCGGCACGGACGCCGACCCCATCGCCGCCGACATCGAAGACCTGATGTGA